One Setaria italica strain Yugu1 chromosome II, Setaria_italica_v2.0, whole genome shotgun sequence DNA segment encodes these proteins:
- the LOC101758590 gene encoding uncharacterized protein LOC101758590 isoform X2 codes for MRGGGGGSGLGFRGMVVEEGEEEEVVSAPERPMQRRRRRWGVEVDDGYSPSSTGGGGSSCCDSFGCDSPLAGFVRPDGDPDTDLETDGLATSSSSAFTERQDDEEVLCGVKEEEWAKVQESAKNLAGRATPECHNERYGTEAAVLLHGRKGSKQRPASLDLSSPGFHGATFSPSFVVGGVGLMKASHIRSDVFHSPGTPNYPRHRASVLGFQKGWCSERVPHPSKASRRYPGSSMAFPYSNGRTLPSKWEDAERWIFSPNSSDALIRSTVAHARRPKSKSGPLGPPGRLGGQYSSVSSVSLLDSGRAGPITSNSPFMAGVLMPEHVCGGKNANGMYLGRPAGDETAIGSSVRFCAPNGVSHAIRSSRVRRQLDAAVESSASLPSTQESIQGEQVEITEDSATTFASMISRKDAATQTSPELSRSSSPNTRPTFTRSLSTQQVKESESCFSDLEIRDVQMDDRVTLTRWSKKNVTRSSNKNSTNIIEWKEKTVESKSSSWGFAEAKCISRIEREDAKITAWENIQKAKAEAAIQKLVIKLEKKRSSSLDKILNTLKSAQRKAQVMRERDAATANQDEKGSRKAKKTAQLSKNGQISSLSGCFTCHAF; via the exons atgcggggtggcggcggcggttccgGGCTTGGGTTTCGGGgcatggtggtggaggagggagaggaggaggaggtggtctcGGCGCCGGAGAGGCCaatgcagcgccgccgccggcggtggggggTGGAGGTGGACGACGGCTACTCACCGAgttccacgggcggcggcgggagcagctGCTGCGACTCCTTCGGCTGCGACTCG CCTTTGGCCGGGTTCGTGCGCCCAGATGGTGACCCAGACACAGATCTGGAGACAGATGGGTTGGCCACTTCCTCCTCCAGTG CCTTCACGGAGCGgcaggacgacgaggaggtgcTGTGCGGGGTGAAGGAAGAGGAGTGGGCGAAGGTACAAGAATCGGCCAAAAATCTAGCAGGCCGTGCCACTCCAG AATGCCACAACGAGCGGTACGGAACGGAGGCTGCTGTTCTTTTGCATGGTAGGAAGGGGTCGAAACAGCGACCAGCCTCGCTCGACCTCAGTAGCCCTGGGTTTCATGGAGCCACATTTTCTCCCAGTTTCGTGGTTGGTGGTGTGGGGTTGATGAAAGCATCACACATCAGGTCAGACGTGTTTCATAGTCCTGGAACACCGAACTATCCACGGCACCGTGCATCAGTGTTGGGGTTCCAGAAAGGGTGGTGCTCTGAGAGAGTGCCGCATCCTTCTAAAGCAAGTAGGAGGTACCCTGGGAGCAGCATGGCATTTCCTTACAGCAATGGGAGAACATTGCCCTCGAAATGGGAGGACGCTGAGAGGTGGATCTTCAGTCCTAATTCCAGTGATGCTCTTATAAGAAGCACGGTTGCTCATGCTCGGCGACCAAAGTCTAAAAGTGGCCCCTTGGGACCTCCGGGAAGACTTGGCGGACAGTATTCATCTGTTTCTTCGGTGTCATTGCTTGACAGTGGGAGAGCTGGGCCTATTACATCAAATTCACCTTTCATGGCAGGAGTACTAATGCCGGAACATGTTTGTGGTGGGAAAAATGCAAATGGAATGTATTTGGGTAGACCAGCTGGTGACGAAACCGCCATAGGAAGCAGTGTCAGGTTTTGCGCACCGAATGGTGTGTCTCATGCTATTCGATCATCAAGAGTTCGTCGTCAATTAGATGCTGCTGTCGAGTCATCTGCTTCATTGCCTAGCACACAAGAATCTATCCAAG gtgagcaGGTTGAAATCACAGAAGATTCAGCTACTACTTTTGCCTCAATGATTTCTAGGAAAGATGCTGCAACTCAAACTAGCCCAGAGCTAAGTAGGTCCTCTTCGCCCAACACCAGACCAACATTTACCCGTTCATTGTCGACGCAACAAGTCAAAGAGAGCGAGAGCTGTTTCTCAGATCTTGAGATCAGGGATGTTCAGATGGATGATCGAGTGACTCTGACTAGGTGGTCAAAGAAAAATGTAACACGATCATCTAATAAGAATTCAACAAACATAATAGAGTGGAAGGAAAAGACAGTGGAATCAAAATCTTCGTCCTGGGGCTTTGCCGAAGCAAAGTGCATATCTAG GATTGAGAGAGAGGACGCAAAAATTACTGCATGGGAGAATATTCAAAAAGCAAAAGCTGAGGCAGCAATTCAGAAGTTAGTG ATTAAGCTCGAGAAGAAAAGATCATCTTCACTTGACAAGATTTTGAACACACTCAAGTCTGCCCAAAGAAAAGCGCAGGTGATGCGTGAGCGTGATGCAGCAACAGCAAACCAAGATGAAAAAGGCTCTAGGAAGGCAAAAAAGACAGCACAGCTTAGCAAGAATGGCCAAATCAGTTCGCTGAGTGGCTGCTTCACATGTCATGCTTTCTGA
- the LOC101757771 gene encoding tuliposide A-converting enzyme b1, amyloplastic — translation MAMDSGSVEVVFECDCFRLYSDGHVERTGGMETVPAGFDAATGVTSKDVVIDASTGVATRLYLPAIQTAAPLLPSESDDDSAATKLPVLVIFHGGFFIVGSSGGPDFHRYVNSLVARSRVVAVSVDYRLAPEHPLPAAYDDSWAALNWAVSGADPWLSDHGDLGRVFVAGGSAGANIAHNMAVATGTSVLHAATPALAARIGGVILLHPSFCGEQKLEDEAEEFLQANKKRWEVIFPSARDGTDDPRINPMAAGAAPGLAKLAGKRLFVATASEDPRAPRGRAYCEAVRTSGWMGKVEWFESKGKGHAFFVSDHGSHEAVALMDRVVAFVAAH, via the coding sequence ATGGCAATGGATTCCGGCAGCGTTGAGGTCGTCTTTGAGTGCGATTGCTTCCGCCTATACAGCGATGGACACGTCGAGCGTACCGGCGGCATGGAAACCGTGCCCGCCGGCttcgacgccgccaccggcgtcaCCTCCAAAGATGTCGTCATCGACGCCAGCACCGGCGTCGCCACGCGGCTCTACCTGCCAGCCATCCAGACGGCGGCCCCGTTGTTGCCGTCCGAGTCCGACGACGACAGCGCCGCGACGAAGCTCCCCGTCCTCGTCATCTTCCATGGCGGCTTCTTCATCGTGGGCTCATCCGGTGGCCCCGACTTCCACCGCTACGTGAACTCGCTGGTCGCCCGCTCCCGCGTCGTCGCCGTCTCCGTCGACTACCGCCTGGCCCCCGAGCACCCGCTCCCCGCTGCCTACGACGACTCCTGGGCCGCGCTCAACTGGGCGGTGTCCGGCGCGGACCCGTGGCTCTCCGACCACGGCGACCTCGGCCGCGTCTTCGTTGCCGGTGGCAGCGCCGGCGCGAACATCGCCCACAACATGGCCGTCGCAACGGGCACGAGCGTCTTGCACGCCGCGACACCTGCTTTGGCGGCGCGGATCGGAGGCGTGATCCTACTCCACCCTTCGTTCTGCGGCGAACAGAAACTGGAAGACGAGGCAGAAGAGTTCTTGCAAGCTAATAAGAAGAGGTGGGAGGTCATCTTCCCCAGCGCCAGGGATGGAACCGACGATCCGAGGATTAATCCGATGGCCGCCGGTGCAGCGCCGGGCCTGGCGAAGCTGGCCGGCAAGAGGTTGTTTGTAGCCACGGCGTCGGAGGATCCGAGGGCGCCAAGGGGCCGAGCTTACTGCGAGGCCGTGAGGACCAGCGGGTGGATGGGGAAGGTGGAGTGGTTCGAGTCTAAAGGCAAGGGACACGCCTTCTTCGTCTCCGATCACGGCAGCCACGAGGCTGTTGCGCTGATGGATCGAGTGGTGGCTTTCGTTGCTGCCCATTGA
- the LOC101758183 gene encoding 2-hydroxyisoflavanone dehydratase — MDSGGGEVVYSCAYFRLYKDGHVDRGGVADTAPAGFDAETGVTSKDVAIDAATGVAARLYLPPAVQPATATAAAAAKLPVLVFFHGGYFVVGSPYHPLFHRYVNSLAAAARVVAVSVRYRLAPEHRLPAAYDDSWAALSWVASGADPWLADHGDLGRIFLSGVSAGANIAHNMAIAAGVSGLRAGTGTPARIEGVILLHPSFASEQKMEGEDEEFWQSNKDRWAVIFPGADGGLDDPSINPMAAGAPSLAKLAGERLLVSTASEDPRAPRGRAYCDAVRDSGWRGELECFESQGGHGFFVPDHGSREAAKLMDRVVDFLGGH; from the coding sequence ATggactccggcggcggcgaggttgtcTACAGCTGCGCGTACTTCCGGCTGTACAAGGACGGCCACGTCGACCGCGGTGGCGTCGCGGACACGGCGCCCGCCGGCTTCGACGCCGAGACCGGCGTCACCTCCAAGGACGTCGCTATCGACGCGGCCACCGGCGTCGCCGCGAGGCTCTACCTCCCCCCAGCCGTCcagccggccacggccacggcggcggcggcggcgaagctccCGGTCCTCGTCTTCTTCCACGGCGGCTACTTTGTCGTCGGCTCGCCCTACCACCCGCTGTTCCACCGCTACGTCAAttctctcgccgccgccgcccgcgtcgtCGCCGTCTCCGTCCGCTACCGCCTCGCGCCGGAGCACCGGCTCCCGGCGGCCTACGACGACTCCTGGGCCGCGCTCAGCTGGGTGGCGTCCGGCGCCGACCCGTGGCTGGCGGACCACGGCGACCTCGGCCGGATCTTCCTGTCCGGAGTCAGCGCCGGCGCGAACATCGCCCATAACATGGCCATCGCCGCGGGCGTCAGCGGCCTGCGCGCCGGAACGGGAACACCGGCGCGCATCGAAGGCGTGATCCTGCTCCACCCTTCCTTCGCTAGTGAACAAAAGATGGAAGGAGAGGACGAGGAGTTCTGGCAGTCTAACAAGGACAGGTGGGCGGTCATCTTCCCCGGCGCGGACGGCGGGCTCGACGACCCCAGCATAAACCCGatggcggccggcgcgccgaGCCTGGCGAAGCTGGCTGGCGAGAGGCTGCTGGTCTCCACGGCGTCGGAGGACCCGAGGGCGCCGAGGGGGCGGGCGTACTGCGACGCCGTTCGGGACAGCGGGTGGCGCGGGGAGCTCGAGTGCTTCGAGTCCCAAGGCGGGCACGGCTTCTTCgtccccgaccacggcagccgCGAGGCGGCTAAGCTGATGGATCGAGTGGTTGATTTCCTTGGTGGCCACTGA
- the LOC101758590 gene encoding uncharacterized protein LOC101758590 isoform X1, which produces MRGGGGGSGLGFRGMVVEEGEEEEVVSAPERPMQRRRRRWGVEVDDGYSPSSTGGGGSSCCDSFGCDSPLAGFVRPDGDPDTDLETDGLATSSSSASAAFTERQDDEEVLCGVKEEEWAKVQESAKNLAGRATPECHNERYGTEAAVLLHGRKGSKQRPASLDLSSPGFHGATFSPSFVVGGVGLMKASHIRSDVFHSPGTPNYPRHRASVLGFQKGWCSERVPHPSKASRRYPGSSMAFPYSNGRTLPSKWEDAERWIFSPNSSDALIRSTVAHARRPKSKSGPLGPPGRLGGQYSSVSSVSLLDSGRAGPITSNSPFMAGVLMPEHVCGGKNANGMYLGRPAGDETAIGSSVRFCAPNGVSHAIRSSRVRRQLDAAVESSASLPSTQESIQGEQVEITEDSATTFASMISRKDAATQTSPELSRSSSPNTRPTFTRSLSTQQVKESESCFSDLEIRDVQMDDRVTLTRWSKKNVTRSSNKNSTNIIEWKEKTVESKSSSWGFAEAKCISRIEREDAKITAWENIQKAKAEAAIQKLVIKLEKKRSSSLDKILNTLKSAQRKAQVMRERDAATANQDEKGSRKAKKTAQLSKNGQISSLSGCFTCHAF; this is translated from the exons atgcggggtggcggcggcggttccgGGCTTGGGTTTCGGGgcatggtggtggaggagggagaggaggaggaggtggtctcGGCGCCGGAGAGGCCaatgcagcgccgccgccggcggtggggggTGGAGGTGGACGACGGCTACTCACCGAgttccacgggcggcggcgggagcagctGCTGCGACTCCTTCGGCTGCGACTCG CCTTTGGCCGGGTTCGTGCGCCCAGATGGTGACCCAGACACAGATCTGGAGACAGATGGGTTGGCCACTTCCTCCTCCAGTG CTTCTGCAGCCTTCACGGAGCGgcaggacgacgaggaggtgcTGTGCGGGGTGAAGGAAGAGGAGTGGGCGAAGGTACAAGAATCGGCCAAAAATCTAGCAGGCCGTGCCACTCCAG AATGCCACAACGAGCGGTACGGAACGGAGGCTGCTGTTCTTTTGCATGGTAGGAAGGGGTCGAAACAGCGACCAGCCTCGCTCGACCTCAGTAGCCCTGGGTTTCATGGAGCCACATTTTCTCCCAGTTTCGTGGTTGGTGGTGTGGGGTTGATGAAAGCATCACACATCAGGTCAGACGTGTTTCATAGTCCTGGAACACCGAACTATCCACGGCACCGTGCATCAGTGTTGGGGTTCCAGAAAGGGTGGTGCTCTGAGAGAGTGCCGCATCCTTCTAAAGCAAGTAGGAGGTACCCTGGGAGCAGCATGGCATTTCCTTACAGCAATGGGAGAACATTGCCCTCGAAATGGGAGGACGCTGAGAGGTGGATCTTCAGTCCTAATTCCAGTGATGCTCTTATAAGAAGCACGGTTGCTCATGCTCGGCGACCAAAGTCTAAAAGTGGCCCCTTGGGACCTCCGGGAAGACTTGGCGGACAGTATTCATCTGTTTCTTCGGTGTCATTGCTTGACAGTGGGAGAGCTGGGCCTATTACATCAAATTCACCTTTCATGGCAGGAGTACTAATGCCGGAACATGTTTGTGGTGGGAAAAATGCAAATGGAATGTATTTGGGTAGACCAGCTGGTGACGAAACCGCCATAGGAAGCAGTGTCAGGTTTTGCGCACCGAATGGTGTGTCTCATGCTATTCGATCATCAAGAGTTCGTCGTCAATTAGATGCTGCTGTCGAGTCATCTGCTTCATTGCCTAGCACACAAGAATCTATCCAAG gtgagcaGGTTGAAATCACAGAAGATTCAGCTACTACTTTTGCCTCAATGATTTCTAGGAAAGATGCTGCAACTCAAACTAGCCCAGAGCTAAGTAGGTCCTCTTCGCCCAACACCAGACCAACATTTACCCGTTCATTGTCGACGCAACAAGTCAAAGAGAGCGAGAGCTGTTTCTCAGATCTTGAGATCAGGGATGTTCAGATGGATGATCGAGTGACTCTGACTAGGTGGTCAAAGAAAAATGTAACACGATCATCTAATAAGAATTCAACAAACATAATAGAGTGGAAGGAAAAGACAGTGGAATCAAAATCTTCGTCCTGGGGCTTTGCCGAAGCAAAGTGCATATCTAG GATTGAGAGAGAGGACGCAAAAATTACTGCATGGGAGAATATTCAAAAAGCAAAAGCTGAGGCAGCAATTCAGAAGTTAGTG ATTAAGCTCGAGAAGAAAAGATCATCTTCACTTGACAAGATTTTGAACACACTCAAGTCTGCCCAAAGAAAAGCGCAGGTGATGCGTGAGCGTGATGCAGCAACAGCAAACCAAGATGAAAAAGGCTCTAGGAAGGCAAAAAAGACAGCACAGCTTAGCAAGAATGGCCAAATCAGTTCGCTGAGTGGCTGCTTCACATGTCATGCTTTCTGA